DNA from Phragmites australis chromosome 16, lpPhrAust1.1, whole genome shotgun sequence:
CAAGTATCTTGCATGTATAAAGACTGATAAATTCAAAAGCACTAGCTTCCATGCATTTCTCTTTGATATGGCCTTCATCACATTCTGAAGGGAAGTACATGTTGGACACAGACGAAGCAACAAAGCTTGCCTCTACAAGAAGACCCGAAGCAACAATTGCCTCAGCAACAGCCCTTCGAGAATTCACAGTTTCCGATGGTGCACTTCGGTTCTTAACAAGACTGACAAAGAAGTTTGCTCTAAGCATGGCATCAGAAAATCTATTCCCTTCATTGATTCTGACAAAGGATGCAGAGAGCCCAGCCATCATAACACCATTCCTAAGTAATTTAGCAAACTGCTTCATGCACATACCCATGCAACATAGAATTATTTCTCTGGTTTTTGCATGAGACAGGGTGCTGTTCAAATGAACTAATCTGTCCCAGAAGGGCAAAATTGTGCTGGTATCTTCTCCATTGTTGAATGGACATTCCATGTTCCAGGAAAAGATTATCTTTAGATTATAATAAAGGCACTTCGGGTGTTCTTCCACAAATAACCGCTCCATTAAAACAGGTTGCAGATTGGCTCCTGCCCATTGGTGCAAAATGTTTCTATTATCACCATGTATGATTGATTTTGTGAGCCGAAGAATCCTCTTCAGGGCTGTAATTCTAACATCATATGTAGGATCAGCAAGACATGACATAATCTCCTTATGTAGTTCAGGGAGGGATACCTCCTCGCTAGGCATCTCTGACATGATTGAAGTGGGTTCACCAAGTATTTTGAACTGAACATCTTCCTCAGAAGTTTCATCGTGTCTCTTAGAAAGACCAACGCAGCTGAAAAATGATTCAGTTGCTTGTTGTTGAAGTTCAATCTGGGTTGGATCATGGAATGCATATCGGGTTGATGTTGTATTGTTCAAGCACTGGGAGCTCAACTCTAACAGCAGTGTCTGGATGACTTCGGTATGTCTGCTTTTCCCTGTCCTTGCAACATCAAGCATGAGATCCAATACCCGCAAGTAAGATGTACTTACTACAGGGCATGAGCATAATTTGGTGCAGCCAAGCCAAGAACATCTTGAGAGAACCTCAATTAGTTGGCCAAGAATCTGATCCTTCTTGCTACTGTCTGTCAAACACCTAAAGTTGTTATCCAGAAGAGAAGACAGCTGCAGCAAAAGGCCATGAATTTTATTGAATGAAAACGACTTCGAAAGCAGAAGTAAATTTCCATTTCCCATATTAGCTGACAAGGGAGGATCAGAACACTGAACGCTGTGAGTTACCAATTCATGATTTCCATGAGGCAAATTATCCAGTATATCACCAACAACGTGCTGCAGTCTCTCATTAGATACCAAACCAATTAATGCCCTTGATGCAAGGACACGAACCCGGTAGTTACTCTGGGTAGCACACCTTTGGATGAAAGGCAAAAGCAAAAAAGGGTCTAAAGAATCGTCAGTTCCACAGCTTATGGGTGAAGGCTTAAGCCTTGATAGAAGAATAAGAATAGGGCACAGGCTAGGGTGTATGGCTTTCGCAATGTGTGACTCCAAATTGCTGGAAAATCCATCAGCGAGCAGTTCAGTTGCGATTCTGAGTTCACTAGAAAGGAAAGGATGAAGTGCTGGGTACCTACATAAGAAAACAAGGCATACATTTCAATTAAGTAGTTGAATCCACCTATTGAAGTACTAATTAGTCTGAGCACTTTGAATATAGATGTTTCACTACAAATAAAcacaataataaaaaataatggaaGCAATAACCATCTGACTTCAAAACAGTAATGATGCCAAATTCATAGTCATATATCATGTTGAAAAGACTGAAGTGCTGAACCAGCAAAAGTACCAACTTTATACTTGCAAAGGATAAAATTCCTGTCTTTCACAAATAGAAGTAACACAGTATAACATTACATGACCACAATTATCACATTGCAAACATAAATGTTATGAACTTACCTGTGGAAGAATTCAAGGCCAGTTAATGATCGTCGTGCTGATTCACGTTTGTGCACATTCAGAAACCCAACCATGCGACGAACCAGTGCAGTATATGCAAGGCAAGCTGCATTGCGCACTTCCCAGTAGGGAGATGAAAATGCATGTATTGCAACTATTGTTGCCTCAGCACTGAAACCAGAAGTGTCAGTCGCCAAATTTGCATCATTAAAGGCAGCTCTAAGCACATTGAACACATGCACTGTGGGAACAACGCCCTCATCTCGGCTTTTAGATAAATTTCCATTAGAATGTACACTTACGGTAGTTCCTGATTGTGACTCACATAGCTCTGCACGACCATTTGTTATTCCAGACTTCTGGTTGCAGTCATTCTGAAAATTAGCTAAAGATGTCTTCGCAAATTCTATCAGCCATTCTAATGCCCTTGGAAGTAGTTTCTTTGGTGTTCCTTCCGGCTCTGCCAGGAACAGGGCGATGAAAGCAGCAGGAATTCCTGCACTCCTTCTTAGCAAATCATCCACAGTTTGCCCTTTAGCAATTGTCCTATCCATAAGTAGCACCATCCATGATTCTGTCATTTTGCAAAGCCTGTAAATGATGACAAAGAAAGATCCTCAGCAAGAAGGATACAAGCTACCAAAAAAGTTTATATTCACATGATACACGATTGTAGATTCTGGTTTAGCTAAATGTTTCAGCCCCATTTGTCACAGCTCCAGATCCAAGATTTCTTGGAGCTCAGTAGATCTAGAGCTATGGGTGGATTGAGGGTATTTAGTTGGCAATCTGGTTTTTATTTTGGactaaaaataaaagcttaaaccactttattttatcatacaaactCCAGATCCAGTATGGATCTCGGAGCTGGAACTGTGTCAAACATGCCCTTCAACTCCAAATACAATAAAATCTAGAATTAGATACAGTAAAAAACTCAGTAAGGTACTAATGTCTATGAGACCATGATTCCATTACCACAATAAGGCATTTTTAATGACTCAAACTGTTAGAAGGCATCTGAATTTCATCCATCAGAATGTAACAAATTTACTGGTGTCCAGAGTTAAGGTATATATGCATCAGAATATGACTCAATTTATTCATCTGACATATGATTGTAACACAAGGATGAAACCGACAAAAAAATTGATGTGTTTTTTGTGATGTCTCACAAACTCAGGAACTGAATTTCACTTGTTGATGAGTTATTGATATAAACATTTCTAATGTAAATAAGAAATGTAGCACTGCAGGTTATATGCGCATGAAATCCCATTCTTTAGGTAAAGAGGTTCAGCAACCTGCCTCAGTGAGCATTGAACATACCTTGAATCATTTGAGCAAAGAAGACGATTGCAAAGGGCAGTAAGCCCAGCCCTTGTCTTGTCTATTGCACCATTATGCTTCATTTTAAGAAGAACTTGTAAAAAATGGTCACCCATTGTCTCTAACTGTTCCACATCAAGAATTTCCGTAGGCATGCTTGTCTCAGTGTTGTCAGACAAACCATTCTGAGATGAATTTGAATGAGAACAGCCAGGCAACGAAATTTTCCTGATGATAGTTCCAAAAAGTAGACTGACCTGAAATATGAAACGGAAAGGTTCATTATAGAAAAAGACATTTAAACACAATATAAAGAAAATTGCATTGCAACAATGATACAAAACTGAAATAAAATATGCAGCTCCTCAAAAACAAGATCTCCTTCTCAATTTATgaattagtcaaaattatgacctAAAGCAGGAAGAGAAGGCTTACAATAAACGCAACATTACAGTGGCCAGAAACATAATTTCTGAAAAACTACCTGCTAGGAAGTAACTGTTCATCACGTACTCACATTACGGTTATAGTATATCATAGCTAGTAGAATTTGCAAAGTTGCTCAACTAATCTGGAAAAAGGTAAGAAAATGAATCTGCTGAAAAGTagacttttttttataaaaaaggtAAATAAGTGGTAAGGAACCAATTCATTACCTCCTTCATAGCAAGCCAGCAACCAACCATAACAACATGGTCGGCTGGTTTGCCATTACTCCCTGGTTTTGCGTTCTTCTCTTCTATTTCTGAAGCAGTATTAGGTTGATCCTCATATACATCTGAGAGGAAGGAACCATCATCAATCACGTCATCCATATCATATGGCATATACCATGCATCAGAAGAAACCACCCACAGTGCCAACGAAGTTACACGCATTATGAGTTGAAGAAGCTTTTCTACCAAGCATCTCATTTCAGAAACACATGATTGTACTACCTCAGAGTTCCAATCCAACTCATCAAATGTGTAGCGCAGGGTAAGAAGAACTCCATGAACAAAGCTTTTCTTACATGCTTCAGAAAGATCCCTCTCACCCTCTTCAACAACAGCACAGAGCCACCGAATGAGCGATGAAATATATTGTGCAACTGGGTTTTGACTAGTAGTAACTTCTGTATCGCCATCCATAGATTTTGTGTGACATTCAAGGCAATCACTTTCTTCAGAAAACACAAGAATGCATCCAAGCTCCAAAACATACTTCCTAAATATAAGACGGAAGGTTAATGCACCAGCATCACTTTCTCGGACTCGTGGGCTTAGCACAAGTTTTTTTGCCCATCTGATAACATCATTTATGGATGTACTCAAGGAAATTCCAGGTAGCGGTGTTGGAAACTGCAAGAGAATGCGAAAAGAGCTTTCCCTTAGCCTGTCCCAGCTATCAATTATAGACCCTACAAATGAAATTGTTGAATCTGGTAATGTTATGCTGTCATTATAAGGATAAAGATTGTTCCTCCC
Protein-coding regions in this window:
- the LOC133895448 gene encoding uncharacterized protein LOC133895448, translating into MSAKWRSLQHRHRYTYTSVVFPRHYLEALALAPAEVTSSNFFTQLNNLTPLTSTYSQIAVVKDLASAYVQFLSTPGTPDDAVLVATKLYLEILFLENSLPLHRTLISVLAKCKKFSPVISGCFASLCEEYGSSGSKAKKRFSVSRAALSLIGYPKLGFLDEAVERCAEIMALDVVDGLDGVTRDIGDGSRPSPVVMEQCQEAMSCMYYLLQRYPSKFTGLDKASDVFRSAVRTILSVLKSSAFSRDCLVASGVSFCAAIQIFMSAEEICQFISQGLFGICADHEDRKDLRGHNVLSDFDLCEEIIDLSVLSRLCLLRGILTSIPRTILNMRLLHSNGSVWTVLYDGILPELCKHCENPIDSHFNFHALTVTQICLQQIKTSVLADFTDFSRDYKPFSRDVINCILKIIWRNLEDPLSQTVKQVHLIFDLLLDMEICIPSEGHGQNNKLFLCNIANDLLRLGPRCKGRYIPLASLTKRLGAKSLLRLEPALLSETAYAYIDDDVCCAVTTFLKCFMETLRDECWNDDGVEQGYDAFRVLCLPPLMRGLVSGNSKLRSNLTTYALPALIEVDADSIFAMLGFISIGPSAKATKLDVVLKNDQCIAALVSLLKVSRNLALVEGDIDLDSDNLSQPQQEDNTGAAVISVRGINVTVPVNWFALALTHSDESLRIDAAESLFLNPKTSSLPSSLELSLLKEAVPLNMRCSSTAFQMKWTSLFRKFFARVRTALDRHVKQGSWVPSSTSSVKGADSVDTAKADVVRRAEDLFQFMKWLSSFLFNSCYPSGPYERKTIAMELILTLLDVWPLCCSEGRNNLYPYNDSITLPDSTISFVGSIIDSWDRLRESSFRILLQFPTPLPGISLSTSINDVIRWAKKLVLSPRVRESDAGALTFRLIFRKYVLELGCILVFSEESDCLECHTKSMDGDTEVTTSQNPVAQYISSLIRWLCAVVEEGERDLSEACKKSFVHGVLLTLRYTFDELDWNSEVVQSCVSEMRCLVEKLLQLIMRVTSLALWVVSSDAWYMPYDMDDVIDDGSFLSDVYEDQPNTASEIEEKNAKPGSNGKPADHVVMVGCWLAMKEVSLLFGTIIRKISLPGCSHSNSSQNGLSDNTETSMPTEILDVEQLETMGDHFLQVLLKMKHNGAIDKTRAGLTALCNRLLCSNDSRLCKMTESWMVLLMDRTIAKGQTVDDLLRRSAGIPAAFIALFLAEPEGTPKKLLPRALEWLIEFAKTSLANFQNDCNQKSGITNGRAELCESQSGTTVSVHSNGNLSKSRDEGVVPTVHVFNVLRAAFNDANLATDTSGFSAEATIVAIHAFSSPYWEVRNAACLAYTALVRRMVGFLNVHKRESARRSLTGLEFFHRYPALHPFLSSELRIATELLADGFSSNLESHIAKAIHPSLCPILILLSRLKPSPISCGTDDSLDPFLLLPFIQRCATQSNYRVRVLASRALIGLVSNERLQHVVGDILDNLPHGNHELVTHSVQCSDPPLSANMGNGNLLLLSKSFSFNKIHGLLLQLSSLLDNNFRCLTDSSKKDQILGQLIEVLSRCSWLGCTKLCSCPVVSTSYLRVLDLMLDVARTGKSRHTEVIQTLLLELSSQCLNNTTSTRYAFHDPTQIELQQQATESFFSCVGLSKRHDETSEEDVQFKILGEPTSIMSEMPSEEVSLPELHKEIMSCLADPTYDVRITALKRILRLTKSIIHGDNRNILHQWAGANLQPVLMERLFVEEHPKCLYYNLKIIFSWNMECPFNNGEDTSTILPFWDRLVHLNSTLSHAKTREIILCCMGMCMKQFAKLLRNGVMMAGLSASFVRINEGNRFSDAMLRANFFVSLVKNRSAPSETVNSRRAVAEAIVASGLLVEASFVASSVSNMYFPSECDEGHIKEKCMEASAFEFISLYTCKILDLWFICIQLLEDEDAHLRQELAKNVQKIIAKGSANTFCDDSTPLQVDRVIELSFEYLTSLFGHWLKYIEYLLRIVLDTGNTLNSHGDLVRQIFDKEIDNHHEEKLLICQICCSNIQKLLQSKCQVDTGGKTELFLQNWREGFLNQLTSLTSGYLEKEGETDWIGGIGNHKDVFVSVYANLLGLYALTQSGSLEQLEDNHAIYLQEFLDLQGFITPFLNNPLISNLYFLVKLSHERFRSPNEPEDQVDSSRPSFDPYFLIR